A window of Bacillales bacterium genomic DNA:
AGGTAATCAAACCATTGTGTTTGTCTTGAAAACATTACACAGAGAAAAGGACAGGATCCCCATTGTTCTATTCTGCTTTTCATGTTATTTTACAATTAACACTGTTCGGTTCCCAAAATATGGTTACAGGAAGGAGACTTTAAGATGGTTACCTTTATTATTGGGGTATTCACAATGATAGTGTCCGTATATGGGCTTTTTTGGTGGAACAAAGTCCTTTGGCTGAGCGGCGGTGTTGATTTGAATCGTTCCATCTTCCAATATGTTCTTCCTGAAGTTGCTCTCTGCATTTCATTTGCCTTAGGGACGATCATTTTCATTCGCGGTTTAAAAAAATGGAACGATCGGTAAAATTGACTCGGGTCGACAGATACGGTTCATAACATGAGAACTTTTCCTTCCCGAAAAAAAAAGACCTGAATCCGTCGATTCAAGGTCATTGTACAGGTAGGAATCAACGCGAAACATCGGTCCTAAGCTCTCTTTTCGAGCAGAAAAATCCTCAATCACCGGCCGCCGCTACGTTTACCTATCTTCTTCAGCTATCTCCCCGCGCCGAATAAAAAACGACAACACGAGGCCGACAACGGCGAACCCGACAGCGACAAAAAAAGATACATTCAACCCGTGAATCGCGGCATGGAGCTTTTCCGCCCGGTCCAAACCGTCGGTAGATCCTGAAGCAAGTTCTTGGATGCGGTCTTTCGTCGTATTCGTCATGACGGTGACGAGCAAAGCCGTTCCAATCGATGCCGCCACTTGGCGCATCGTGTTGTTCATCGCCGTTCCGTGAGGAATGAGGCGGTTCGGGAGCGCATTCAAGCCTTCGGTGGTGATCGGCATCATGACGAGCGCCATGCCGAACATGCGAATCGCATAGACGATAATCAAGTACGTAAACGAAGTGTCGGCCGTTAAGTTCGTGAAACCGTAGGTGGCGGCAGCGATGATCGCCAACCCTGCCACGGCCAGCCAACGGGCGCCAATTTTATCAAATAATTTCCCTGAAATCGGAGACATGACCCCCATCAAGACCGCCCCCGGCAATAACAGCAGCCCGGATTCGAGCGGTGAGTAGCCGCGCATGTTTTGCATGTAGATCGGCAAGAGCAGTTCCCCGCTGATCATCGTCATGAAAACGATCATCCCCGTCGCCGTCGCCAGCGTGAACACGCCGTATTTAAAGACGCGAAACTCGAGAATCGGACGCGCCAATTTCAATTGTCGGAAGATAAAAATGAGCAACGCCACGGCACCGATGGCAAGAGAAATGAGCACTTTTTCGCTGCCCCAGCCGCTTTGACCTGCGCTGGAGAATCCGTACAGCAATCCGCCAAATCCAAAGGAAGACAAAATGATCGAAAACACATCCACCTTCGGGTAGGTAAGGCGCGTAACGTTTTTCATAACAAAGAAGGCCACAATAATATCAATGATCGCAATCGGCAGCACGACATAAAATAACACCCGCCACGAGTACGTTTGGACAAGCCAGCCGGAAAGCGTCGGTCCAATCGCCGGCGCAAAAGCAATGACAAGGCCGACCATGCCCATGGCTGCGCCTCTTTTTTCACGCGGGAAAATCGTCAGAAACACGGTTTGCATGAGCGGAATCAAGATCCCTGCGCCCGAAGCTTGGACAATGCGCGCCAAAAGCAAATACGAAAAGCTTGGCGCAAGCGCCGCAATAAGCGTACCAACGGCGAACAACGACATGGCCGTTAAAAATAACCTCCGGGTCGTAAAGCGCTCGATGAGAAAAGCGGTAACCGGGATCATTACGCCGTTCGTCAACATGAAAACTGTCGTCAGCCATTGCGCTTGCGAGGCGGAAATCGATAAATCTGCCATGATTTTCGGGATCGCTGTATTCAATAACGTTTGGTTTAAAATGGCGACGAAAGCCCCCGCCAACAAAACGGCGACAATCGGTGTTTTATTTATCGTTTCTGTCTGTGATACGGAAGTTGGTGTCGATATCGTTCTCCACTCCTTTTCGTCCATACAAGCTAATGCATTATAGGAGGCATTCGGTTCGAAAGTCAAACGGCGCGCTCATTATGCTCGCCATCCGGCGCTGCGCATGTCCGCCCGGCTGATTTTGTAACGGAACGGAGATGCCTTATTTGCTTTCCAGCAAATGGCGCACCTCAGTTCCGTTAGGCTCCCTTTCGATGGGAGATTTTTCGGCCCTGGCCGAAAAATTTCTGATTTTGAATTTTAACGGACATCTCATCACCTTAGCGCACTTTTTCGAGCGCGCTTTGATTCTAACGGACATTGAATTCTCTTAGAGCCATTTTTCTCACTATTTTATTGTGCTTATTATGTCTAAGAGCATCTGATGTCCGTTACATTTTTCAGATGCTCTACTTTTGCTTCTAAGAAGATCTCATGTCCGTTAAAACAAAAACCCGCAAGCCGAGCTCTCGCTCAACATGCAGGCTTTCATTTATTCCTCTTTCGGTTTCGGTGCCTGCTCATTCGGCGAATTCCAAGCATATTTGGAGCAGCCCCACGTGAATCC
This region includes:
- a CDS encoding DHA2 family efflux MFS transporter permease subunit; translation: MDEKEWRTISTPTSVSQTETINKTPIVAVLLAGAFVAILNQTLLNTAIPKIMADLSISASQAQWLTTVFMLTNGVMIPVTAFLIERFTTRRLFLTAMSLFAVGTLIAALAPSFSYLLLARIVQASGAGILIPLMQTVFLTIFPREKRGAAMGMVGLVIAFAPAIGPTLSGWLVQTYSWRVLFYVVLPIAIIDIIVAFFVMKNVTRLTYPKVDVFSIILSSFGFGGLLYGFSSAGQSGWGSEKVLISLAIGAVALLIFIFRQLKLARPILEFRVFKYGVFTLATATGMIVFMTMISGELLLPIYMQNMRGYSPLESGLLLLPGAVLMGVMSPISGKLFDKIGARWLAVAGLAIIAAATYGFTNLTADTSFTYLIIVYAIRMFGMALVMMPITTEGLNALPNRLIPHGTAMNNTMRQVAASIGTALLVTVMTNTTKDRIQELASGSTDGLDRAEKLHAAIHGLNVSFFVAVGFAVVGLVLSFFIRRGEIAEEDR